The Streptomyces sp. NBC_00670 genome window below encodes:
- a CDS encoding NIPSNAP family protein, with the protein MYYEIRRYQVRPGRREEWVRYMEDVVIPFQASLGVDVTASFVDAEDEDGYVWMRRFEDEAQSEALYAAVYEHDRWKNEIGPAVHELLLAEKIAVTRVVPTPASPLR; encoded by the coding sequence GTGTACTACGAGATCCGTCGTTACCAGGTCCGGCCCGGGCGCCGCGAGGAGTGGGTGCGGTACATGGAGGACGTGGTCATCCCGTTCCAGGCCTCGCTGGGCGTGGACGTGACCGCCTCCTTCGTCGACGCCGAGGACGAGGACGGCTATGTGTGGATGCGCCGGTTCGAGGACGAGGCGCAGAGCGAGGCGCTGTACGCGGCCGTGTACGAGCACGACCGCTGGAAGAACGAGATCGGCCCGGCCGTGCACGAGTTGCTCCTCGCCGAGAAGATCGCCGTCACCCGGGTGGTCCCGACCCCGGCCTCACCGCTGCGGTGA
- a CDS encoding helix-turn-helix transcriptional regulator — MTTTAQETPPARKAARGRQGSPSAVRRHELAAFLRHRREHVTPEQVGLPRGVRRRTPGLRREEVAQLSAVGVTWYTWLEQARNIQVSVQVLDSLARALLLDSSERAHLFKLAGAIDPAPGAASTGVTDAQRVLLKQLEPLPACVQNSRYDIIAYNRTYALMLCDMDAVPPQDRNCMLLAYTHPEWRTSLPHREEVLRLMAATLRASMAEHLADPAWKMLLHRLRTESDEFVEYWERHEVMGPLDKRKQFHNSRVGLLTLDHTDLWLGPRNGPRLVTYVPVDDETRARLERLHAMATGA; from the coding sequence ATGACGACGACCGCGCAGGAGACGCCCCCCGCACGAAAGGCCGCACGCGGGCGCCAGGGCTCCCCCTCCGCGGTACGGCGGCACGAACTGGCCGCCTTCCTGCGGCACCGCCGCGAGCATGTCACGCCCGAGCAGGTCGGGCTGCCCCGCGGCGTGCGCCGGCGCACCCCCGGGCTGCGCCGCGAGGAGGTCGCCCAGCTCTCCGCGGTCGGCGTCACCTGGTACACGTGGCTGGAGCAGGCCCGCAACATCCAGGTCTCGGTGCAGGTCCTGGACTCCCTCGCCCGGGCGCTGCTGCTCGACTCCAGCGAGCGCGCGCACCTGTTCAAGCTGGCCGGCGCCATCGACCCCGCCCCCGGCGCCGCCTCCACCGGTGTCACCGACGCCCAGCGCGTCCTGCTGAAGCAACTGGAGCCGCTGCCCGCCTGCGTGCAGAACAGCCGGTACGACATCATCGCCTACAACCGTACCTACGCCCTGATGCTGTGCGACATGGACGCGGTACCCCCGCAGGACCGCAACTGCATGCTGCTCGCCTACACCCACCCCGAGTGGCGCACATCACTGCCGCACCGCGAGGAGGTGCTGCGGCTGATGGCGGCCACGCTCCGCGCGTCGATGGCCGAGCATCTCGCCGACCCCGCCTGGAAGATGCTCCTGCACCGGCTGCGCACCGAGTCGGACGAGTTCGTCGAGTACTGGGAGCGGCACGAGGTGATGGGCCCGCTCGACAAGCGCAAGCAGTTCCACAACTCCCGGGTCGGCCTGCTCACCCTGGACCACACCGACCTCTGGCTGGGCCCGCGCAACGGCCCCCGCCTGGTCACGTACGTCCCGGTGGACGACGAGACCCGCGCCCGCCTGGAACGGCTGCACGCGATGGCGACGGGCGCATGA
- a CDS encoding GlxA family transcriptional regulator: protein MPHRVVVLALDGVLPLDLGIPARVFNEARTPDGTRLYSVTTCSLGGRPVRTHEDYRIVVDHDESALESADTVVLATQEPTAQLLTTGALPAELAAALDRIGPRTRIVSLCTSAFLLAAAGLLDGGRATTHWTLCDALARRFPAVEVDPDVLFVDNGRILTSAGGAAGIDLCLHLVRLDHGAAVASAAARRCVVAPWREGGQAQFIEHPVPRDTDRSTSATRQWALDRLAEPLTLEDMARHAHMSVRTFTRKFRSEVGSSPLKWLAQRRLAHARLLLESTDLTVARIATACGFGDPVALRKHFHTYVGLSPLAYRRAHSAPEPAAAR, encoded by the coding sequence CTGCCGCACCGTGTCGTCGTCCTCGCCCTCGACGGAGTCCTGCCGCTGGACCTGGGCATCCCGGCCCGGGTCTTCAACGAGGCCCGCACCCCGGACGGAACCCGTCTCTACTCCGTCACCACCTGCTCCCTGGGCGGCCGGCCGGTGCGCACGCACGAGGACTACCGGATCGTCGTCGACCACGACGAGTCGGCGCTGGAGAGTGCGGACACCGTCGTCCTCGCCACGCAGGAGCCGACCGCGCAGCTGCTCACGACCGGTGCGCTCCCCGCCGAGCTCGCCGCCGCGCTGGACCGCATCGGGCCGCGCACCCGCATCGTCAGCCTGTGCACCTCCGCCTTCCTGCTCGCGGCGGCCGGTCTGCTGGACGGCGGTCGGGCCACCACGCACTGGACGCTGTGCGACGCGCTGGCGCGGCGGTTCCCCGCCGTCGAGGTCGATCCGGACGTGCTGTTCGTCGACAACGGCCGCATCCTGACCTCCGCCGGCGGAGCGGCCGGCATCGACCTGTGCCTGCATCTGGTCCGCCTCGACCACGGGGCGGCGGTGGCCTCGGCCGCCGCGCGGCGCTGCGTGGTGGCCCCGTGGCGCGAGGGCGGCCAGGCGCAGTTCATCGAGCACCCGGTCCCGCGCGACACCGACCGCTCCACCTCGGCGACCCGCCAGTGGGCCCTCGACCGGCTGGCCGAGCCGCTCACCCTGGAGGACATGGCCCGGCACGCGCACATGAGCGTGCGCACGTTCACCCGGAAGTTCCGGAGCGAGGTGGGCAGCAGCCCGCTGAAGTGGCTGGCCCAGCGGCGGCTGGCGCACGCCCGCCTGCTCCTGGAGTCCACCGATCTGACCGTCGCCCGGATCGCCACCGCCTGCGGCTTCGGCGACCCCGTCGCCCTGCGCAAGCACTTCCACACCTACGTGGGCCTGTCCCCGCTGGCCTACCGCCGCGCCCACAGCGCACCGGAGCCGGCCGCGGCACGGTGA
- a CDS encoding glycine--tRNA ligase, whose amino-acid sequence MAADKIDTIVSLSKRRGFVYPCSEIYGGQRAAWDYGPLGVELKENIKRQWWRYMVTSREDVVGIDSSVILATEVWVASGHVATFTDPLTECTSCHKRFRADHLEESYEEKKGHAPAGGLADINCPNCGNKGTFTEPKQFSGLLSTHLGPTQDSGSVAYLRPETAQGIFTNFAQVQQTSRRKPPFGIAQMGKSFRNEITPGNFIFRTREFEQMEMEFFVKPGEDETWQEYWMEQRWNWYRGLGLREENMRWYEHPKEKLSHYSKRTADIEYRFRFGGSEWGELEGVANRTDYDLSAHAKASGQDLSYFDQEAGERWTPYVIEPAAGVGRTMLAFLLDAYVEDEAPNAKGKMEKRTVLRLDPRLAPVKVAVLPLSRNAELSPKAKGLAQALRQNWNIEFDDAGAIGRRYRRQDEIGTPFCVTVDFDTLEDNAVTVRERDSMKQERVSLDQIEGYLGSRLVGC is encoded by the coding sequence GTGGCCGCCGACAAGATCGACACCATCGTCAGCCTGAGCAAGCGCCGTGGGTTCGTGTACCCCTGTAGTGAGATCTACGGCGGGCAGCGCGCCGCCTGGGACTACGGCCCGCTCGGCGTCGAGCTCAAGGAGAACATCAAGCGCCAGTGGTGGCGTTACATGGTCACCTCCCGCGAGGACGTCGTCGGTATCGACTCGTCGGTGATCCTGGCCACCGAGGTCTGGGTGGCCTCCGGTCACGTCGCCACCTTCACCGACCCGCTCACCGAGTGCACCTCCTGCCACAAGCGCTTCCGCGCCGACCACCTGGAAGAGTCGTACGAGGAGAAGAAGGGGCACGCCCCGGCAGGCGGCCTGGCCGACATCAACTGCCCCAACTGCGGCAACAAGGGCACGTTCACCGAGCCCAAGCAGTTCTCCGGCCTGCTCTCCACGCACCTCGGCCCCACCCAGGACTCCGGCTCGGTCGCCTACCTGCGCCCCGAGACCGCCCAGGGCATCTTCACCAACTTCGCCCAGGTCCAGCAGACCTCGCGCCGCAAGCCGCCGTTCGGCATCGCCCAGATGGGCAAGTCCTTCCGCAACGAGATCACGCCCGGCAACTTCATCTTCCGCACCCGCGAGTTCGAGCAGATGGAGATGGAGTTCTTCGTCAAGCCGGGCGAGGACGAGACGTGGCAGGAGTACTGGATGGAGCAGCGCTGGAACTGGTACCGGGGCCTGGGCCTGCGTGAGGAGAACATGCGCTGGTACGAGCACCCGAAGGAGAAGCTCTCCCACTACTCCAAGCGCACCGCCGACATCGAGTACCGCTTCCGGTTCGGCGGCTCGGAGTGGGGCGAGCTCGAGGGCGTCGCCAACCGCACCGACTACGACCTGAGCGCCCACGCCAAGGCCTCCGGCCAGGACCTGTCGTACTTCGACCAGGAGGCCGGCGAGCGCTGGACGCCGTACGTCATCGAGCCGGCGGCCGGTGTCGGCCGCACGATGCTGGCCTTCCTCCTCGACGCCTACGTCGAGGACGAGGCGCCCAACGCCAAGGGCAAGATGGAGAAGCGCACGGTGCTGCGGCTCGACCCGCGCCTGGCGCCGGTCAAGGTCGCCGTCCTGCCGCTGTCCCGCAACGCCGAGCTGTCGCCGAAGGCGAAGGGGCTCGCGCAGGCGCTGCGGCAGAACTGGAACATCGAGTTCGACGACGCGGGCGCGATCGGGCGCCGTTACCGCCGCCAGGACGAGATCGGTACGCCGTTCTGCGTGACCGTCGACTTCGACACGCTCGAGGACAACGCGGTGACGGTGCGGGAGCGGGACTCGATGAAGCAGGAGCGGGTGTCCCTCGACCAGATCGAGGGCTACCTCGGGAGCCGGCTCGTCGGCTGCTAG
- a CDS encoding cation-translocating P-type ATPase encodes MALALLTRPSAAAATLALAGPRLLSRSAAPVAGALAGAAAGTARAGVRGADSAARVRRVVRNALPGGPRTWRSGTRAHLALRAEGDAEGAVEDGFGGGVEDDGFGGGAPAGETGDAGDGRPGSAAPDARARPALRAEDGLGGDGLGGDGLGGDVLAEEAGGGGGGRGERLGAGAAGTPGRAEPDASDARARRAARLARTERRARRVAGALAEHPDVAFAYWDGGLARLVVAATEDTAMDRVLDRASELAARHGLGESDERVEEFSHPGDPAGVRTAVAALAADAAGIGLAFAGSALRLPVSPRPVTAVTTLLRENPRFRGWLRTRIGRSRMDLALAVANAAVHGAGRTPTALVLDGALRACQVGETVARAAAFDAMHDEVCRPDRTGVPAGRCPRPPLRTSPAQEYAASAATGSMVGAAATLLVKHDIGEAAEAVLAGSPKAARYGPAAFHAVLAAALSRTGVLVRDTERLAQLGTADTLVLHPSALLAPGGGADPWAEEVLEAARRAGLRVVVVDHPALADFTGLADHVADPERPLAEVVARQRDRHGGTVVTVARVTADDLTAGHDDVLDGLLAGDVAVALTDRDAAVVWGADVLAPHGPADVWRLLSAVPAARAVGRRSQTLARSGAALSGLLVAVGESRRGRPSPWPGLRHAPVDVSAAAALYTGARAALGVAVTRAPHPRPRVAWHALKPKDVQNRLQDEPETPPGPVEQATARARELADRAGKVRVLAPARWSWQLGRAVRGELDDPLTPVLAVGSAASAILGSAVDALLVLGALDLNALVGGVQRLRAERALSGLLDEQKRKARVRAGTPDAEPRTVDAAKLHPGDVIELGADDVVPADARLLWEDGLEVDESALTGESLPVDKQTAPTPRAAVADRSCMVFEGTTVVAGHARAVVVDTGDHTESARAVHLAARTPPAAGVQARLQELTRKALPLTMAGGAAVTGLSLLRGTPLREAVGGGVAVAVAAVPEGLPLVATVAQLAAARRLSRRGVLVRAPRTLEALGRMDTVCFDKTGTLTENRLRLVRLTDADGTVYRPDDEADAGAETLRAAARACPRPNGDSVRVAHATDEAVLDAARPDPGWRQDEYLPFEAARGYSAAVGREDGGGRVLVVKGAPETVLPAVAGLTDHATEAAHELADRGLRVLAVAHRPLTDGERPADVLERPLENLEFTGLLALADTPRESSTALVRGLREAGVRPVMLTGDHPGTARSIAAELGWPEDTGVVTGDELAAVDRSARARMLRDVGVVARVAPEQKLQVIESLRDAGRVVAMVGDGANDAAAIRAADIGVGINARGSAAARNAADLVLTDDDMTVLVEAVAEGRALWRSVADAIAILIGGNAGEVSFGILGTLLSGSAPLSTRQMLLVNLFTDLFPAMAVAVTPKEQVPTDDVETAEPLVTALLGEPLIRQIRHRAATTCLGATAAWLVGRFTPGTARRSTTMALCGVVGTQLAQTLADRRDSPLVRLTALGSAAALVALIQTPGLSQLFGCTPLGPVAWVGVVGALALAVVAHRYLPGLERAVLALRPKQAVAAQGAAASA; translated from the coding sequence ATGGCACTGGCACTGCTGACCCGGCCGTCGGCCGCGGCCGCGACACTCGCCCTGGCCGGCCCCCGGCTGCTGTCCCGGTCCGCCGCACCGGTGGCCGGCGCGCTCGCCGGCGCGGCGGCGGGCACGGCACGGGCAGGCGTGCGCGGCGCGGACAGCGCGGCCCGCGTACGCCGGGTCGTCCGCAACGCGCTGCCCGGCGGGCCGCGTACGTGGCGGTCGGGGACGCGGGCGCATCTGGCGTTGCGGGCGGAGGGCGACGCGGAGGGGGCTGTGGAGGACGGCTTCGGCGGGGGCGTGGAGGACGACGGCTTCGGCGGGGGCGCGCCGGCGGGGGAGACGGGTGACGCGGGGGACGGGCGGCCGGGGTCGGCCGCGCCCGACGCGAGGGCCCGTCCCGCCCTGCGGGCGGAGGACGGCCTCGGCGGCGACGGCCTCGGCGGCGACGGCCTCGGCGGCGACGTGCTCGCGGAGGAGGCGGGCGGTGGCGGGGGCGGGCGCGGTGAGCGGCTGGGGGCCGGCGCCGCCGGCACGCCCGGGCGGGCGGAGCCGGACGCCTCCGATGCCCGTGCTCGGCGTGCCGCGCGCCTCGCGCGGACCGAGCGGCGGGCGCGGCGGGTCGCCGGTGCGCTCGCGGAGCATCCGGACGTGGCGTTCGCGTACTGGGACGGTGGGCTGGCGCGGCTGGTGGTGGCCGCGACCGAGGACACCGCCATGGACCGGGTACTGGACCGCGCGTCCGAGCTCGCCGCCCGGCACGGGCTGGGGGAGAGCGACGAGCGGGTGGAGGAGTTCTCCCACCCGGGCGACCCCGCCGGCGTCCGCACCGCCGTCGCGGCCCTCGCCGCCGACGCCGCCGGCATCGGCCTGGCGTTCGCCGGCTCGGCCCTGCGGCTGCCGGTCTCGCCGCGGCCGGTCACCGCCGTCACGACGCTGCTGCGCGAGAACCCCCGGTTCCGCGGCTGGCTGCGCACCCGCATCGGCCGCTCCCGCATGGACCTGGCCCTCGCCGTCGCCAACGCCGCCGTCCACGGCGCCGGCCGTACCCCCACCGCACTGGTGCTCGACGGGGCGCTGCGCGCCTGCCAGGTGGGGGAGACGGTGGCACGGGCCGCCGCGTTCGACGCGATGCACGACGAGGTGTGCCGGCCCGACCGCACCGGCGTACCCGCCGGCCGGTGCCCGCGCCCGCCGCTGCGCACCTCCCCGGCGCAGGAGTACGCCGCCTCGGCCGCCACCGGAAGCATGGTGGGCGCCGCCGCGACCCTGCTGGTCAAGCACGACATCGGCGAGGCGGCCGAGGCGGTGCTCGCCGGCTCCCCGAAGGCCGCCCGCTACGGGCCCGCCGCCTTCCACGCCGTCCTCGCCGCGGCCCTGTCCCGCACGGGCGTCCTGGTCCGCGACACCGAGCGGCTGGCCCAGCTCGGCACCGCCGACACGCTCGTCCTGCATCCCAGCGCGCTGCTCGCGCCGGGCGGGGGCGCCGACCCGTGGGCGGAGGAGGTCCTGGAGGCCGCCCGCCGGGCCGGGCTCCGCGTGGTGGTCGTCGACCACCCGGCCCTCGCCGACTTCACCGGCCTCGCCGACCACGTCGCCGACCCGGAACGCCCACTGGCGGAAGTGGTCGCGCGGCAGCGGGACCGCCACGGCGGCACGGTCGTCACGGTGGCCCGGGTGACGGCCGACGACCTCACCGCCGGTCACGACGACGTCCTCGACGGGCTGCTCGCCGGGGACGTGGCCGTGGCCCTCACCGACCGGGACGCCGCCGTCGTCTGGGGGGCCGACGTGCTCGCCCCGCACGGGCCCGCCGACGTGTGGCGGCTGCTCAGCGCCGTGCCCGCCGCGCGGGCGGTGGGGCGCAGGTCGCAGACGCTGGCGCGGTCGGGGGCCGCGCTGTCCGGGCTGCTCGTCGCCGTCGGCGAGTCCCGGCGGGGCCGCCCCTCGCCGTGGCCGGGGCTGCGCCACGCGCCCGTCGACGTCAGCGCGGCGGCCGCCCTCTACACCGGGGCGCGCGCGGCGCTCGGCGTGGCCGTGACGCGCGCCCCGCACCCCCGCCCCCGGGTGGCCTGGCACGCGCTGAAGCCGAAGGACGTCCAGAACCGGCTGCAGGACGAGCCCGAGACACCGCCCGGCCCGGTCGAACAGGCGACCGCACGGGCGCGTGAGCTGGCCGACCGCGCCGGAAAGGTCCGCGTACTCGCTCCCGCCCGCTGGTCCTGGCAGCTCGGCCGGGCCGTACGCGGGGAACTCGACGACCCGCTCACCCCCGTCCTCGCCGTCGGCTCCGCCGCCTCCGCCATCCTCGGCTCCGCCGTCGACGCCCTTCTCGTCCTCGGCGCCCTCGACCTCAACGCTCTGGTCGGCGGCGTCCAGCGGCTGCGCGCCGAGCGGGCGCTGTCCGGGCTGCTCGACGAGCAGAAGCGCAAGGCCCGGGTGCGCGCCGGGACCCCCGACGCCGAGCCCCGCACCGTCGACGCCGCCAAGCTGCACCCCGGCGACGTCATCGAGCTGGGGGCCGACGACGTCGTACCCGCCGACGCCCGGCTGCTGTGGGAGGACGGCCTCGAGGTCGACGAGTCCGCGCTGACGGGGGAGTCGCTGCCCGTCGACAAGCAGACCGCGCCCACCCCGCGGGCCGCCGTCGCCGACCGCAGCTGCATGGTGTTCGAGGGCACCACCGTCGTCGCCGGGCACGCCCGCGCGGTCGTCGTCGACACCGGCGACCACACCGAGTCCGCGCGCGCCGTCCACCTCGCCGCCCGCACGCCCCCGGCCGCCGGCGTCCAGGCCCGGTTGCAGGAACTGACCCGCAAGGCGCTGCCGCTCACCATGGCGGGCGGCGCGGCGGTCACCGGCCTGTCGCTGCTGCGCGGCACGCCCCTGCGCGAGGCGGTCGGCGGGGGCGTCGCGGTCGCCGTGGCCGCCGTCCCCGAGGGGCTGCCGCTGGTGGCGACGGTCGCGCAGCTCGCGGCCGCGCGCCGGCTCAGCCGCCGCGGGGTCCTGGTGCGCGCCCCGCGCACGCTGGAGGCGCTCGGCCGGATGGACACCGTCTGCTTCGACAAGACCGGCACGCTCACCGAGAACCGGCTGCGCCTGGTCCGGCTGACCGACGCGGACGGCACGGTGTACCGGCCCGACGATGAGGCTGACGCCGGCGCGGAGACCTTGCGTGCCGCCGCCCGCGCCTGCCCCCGCCCCAACGGCGACTCCGTCCGTGTCGCCCATGCCACCGACGAGGCCGTCCTCGACGCCGCCCGGCCCGACCCCGGCTGGCGGCAGGACGAGTACCTGCCCTTCGAGGCCGCCCGCGGCTACTCGGCCGCCGTCGGCCGGGAGGACGGCGGCGGCCGTGTCCTCGTCGTCAAGGGCGCCCCCGAGACCGTCCTGCCCGCCGTCGCCGGGCTCACCGACCACGCCACGGAGGCCGCGCACGAGCTCGCCGACCGGGGGCTGCGCGTGCTCGCGGTCGCCCACCGGCCGCTGACGGACGGCGAGCGGCCCGCCGACGTCCTCGAACGCCCGCTGGAGAACCTGGAGTTCACCGGTCTGCTCGCCCTCGCGGACACACCCCGTGAGAGCTCCACCGCCCTGGTGCGCGGGCTGCGCGAGGCGGGCGTGCGGCCCGTGATGCTCACCGGCGACCACCCGGGGACCGCCCGGTCCATCGCCGCCGAGCTGGGCTGGCCCGAGGACACCGGCGTCGTCACCGGCGACGAACTCGCCGCCGTCGACCGCTCCGCGCGCGCCCGGATGCTGCGCGACGTCGGGGTCGTCGCCCGGGTCGCGCCCGAGCAGAAGCTCCAGGTCATCGAGTCGCTGCGGGACGCGGGGCGGGTGGTGGCGATGGTCGGCGACGGTGCCAACGACGCCGCCGCGATCCGCGCCGCCGACATCGGCGTCGGGATCAACGCCCGCGGCTCGGCCGCCGCGCGCAACGCGGCCGACCTCGTCCTCACCGACGACGACATGACCGTCCTCGTCGAGGCGGTCGCCGAGGGGCGCGCGCTGTGGCGCAGCGTCGCGGACGCCATCGCCATCCTCATCGGCGGCAACGCGGGCGAGGTGAGCTTCGGCATCCTCGGCACGCTGCTGTCGGGGTCGGCTCCGTTGTCCACCCGGCAGATGCTGCTGGTGAACCTGTTCACCGACCTGTTCCCGGCGATGGCGGTCGCCGTCACGCCGAAGGAACAGGTGCCGACGGACGACGTGGAGACGGCGGAGCCGCTGGTCACGGCTCTGCTCGGCGAGCCGCTGATCCGCCAGATCCGGCATCGTGCGGCGACGACGTGTCTCGGCGCGACGGCCGCCTGGCTGGTCGGGCGCTTCACCCCGGGTACGGCGCGCCGCTCCACGACGATGGCGCTGTGCGGGGTGGTCGGCACGCAGCTCGCCCAGACGCTGGCCGACCGGCGGGACAGTCCGCTGGTCCGGCTCACCGCCCTCGGCTCGGCGGCGGCGCTGGTGGCGCTGATCCAGACGCCGGGGCTCAGTCAGTTGTTCGGTTGTACGC
- a CDS encoding TetR family transcriptional regulator has product MAPTSDVLTAERILEATEEVLRRHGPAKATVVDVARALGVSHGSVYRHFRTKTALREAVAQRWLDRTHQGLAGIVDDTALAPAERLRAWFRALFDIKRRRAVDDPELFATFGVLAGENSAIVDRHVGDLTAQLTTIVRAGISDGTFRRTLDPAPTATALLDATSRFHAPYHARDWQDPGTEDRLETVLDLLLAGLRAA; this is encoded by the coding sequence ATGGCACCGACCAGCGACGTCCTCACCGCCGAGCGCATCCTCGAAGCCACCGAGGAGGTGCTGCGCCGCCACGGCCCCGCCAAGGCGACCGTGGTGGACGTGGCCCGCGCGCTCGGGGTCAGCCACGGCAGCGTGTACCGGCACTTCCGTACGAAGACGGCGCTGCGGGAGGCCGTGGCGCAGCGCTGGCTGGACCGCACCCACCAGGGGCTGGCCGGGATCGTCGACGACACCGCCCTCGCCCCGGCCGAACGGCTGCGCGCCTGGTTCCGCGCGCTGTTCGACATCAAGCGGCGCCGCGCGGTGGACGACCCGGAGCTGTTCGCCACGTTCGGCGTGCTGGCCGGGGAGAACAGCGCGATCGTCGACCGCCACGTCGGCGACCTCACCGCCCAGCTCACCACGATCGTCCGCGCCGGCATCTCCGACGGCACCTTCCGGCGGACCCTGGACCCGGCCCCCACCGCCACGGCCCTCCTCGACGCCACCTCCCGCTTCCACGCCCCGTACCACGCCCGCGACTGGCAGGACCCGGGCACCGAGGACCGTCTGGAGACGGTCCTCGACCTCCTGCTGGCCGGACTGCGGGCAGCCTGA
- a CDS encoding NADP-dependent oxidoreductase produces the protein MSEHVMRAVTVKEFGGPEVLTVEEVARPEPLPTEVLVRVHAAGVNPVDWKTREGQGMAGLQTLPLALGWDVSGVVEKVGFGVTTLAPGDEVYGMPWFPRAANAYAEYVTAPARQWARKPATLDHVHAAAVPLAALTAWQTVVDTACVQAGQRVLITAAAGGVGHFAVQFARHRGAHVIATASAARHAWLKELGADETVDYTTTRFEDAVSGVDVVIDLVGDAHDRTSTRALKVLRPGGLLVAVPSGVSPDLLAAAETAGVRATPYLVEPDGTALTTIAGLIDAGEVTVEVAETFPLERVAEAHTRGETGRTRGKLVLTVAD, from the coding sequence ATGAGCGAGCACGTCATGCGGGCCGTCACCGTCAAGGAGTTCGGCGGGCCGGAGGTGCTGACCGTCGAGGAGGTCGCGCGCCCCGAGCCGCTGCCGACCGAGGTGCTGGTACGGGTGCACGCCGCCGGCGTCAACCCGGTGGACTGGAAGACCCGCGAGGGGCAGGGCATGGCCGGGCTGCAGACGCTCCCGCTCGCCCTGGGCTGGGACGTCTCCGGGGTCGTCGAGAAGGTCGGCTTCGGCGTCACCACGCTCGCGCCCGGCGACGAGGTGTACGGCATGCCGTGGTTCCCGCGCGCCGCCAACGCCTACGCCGAGTACGTGACCGCGCCGGCCCGCCAGTGGGCGCGCAAGCCCGCCACCCTCGACCACGTGCACGCGGCCGCCGTGCCGCTGGCGGCGCTGACCGCCTGGCAGACCGTGGTCGACACCGCCTGCGTACAGGCCGGACAGCGCGTGCTGATCACGGCCGCCGCCGGCGGGGTGGGCCACTTCGCGGTCCAGTTCGCCCGGCACCGCGGCGCCCACGTGATCGCCACCGCCAGTGCCGCCCGGCACGCCTGGCTCAAGGAACTCGGCGCCGACGAGACCGTCGACTACACCACCACCCGCTTCGAGGACGCCGTCTCCGGCGTCGACGTCGTCATCGACCTGGTGGGCGACGCGCACGACCGGACCAGCACCCGTGCGCTGAAGGTGCTGCGCCCCGGCGGACTGCTGGTGGCCGTGCCGTCCGGTGTCTCCCCGGACCTGCTGGCGGCCGCCGAGACGGCGGGCGTGCGGGCCACCCCGTACCTCGTCGAGCCGGACGGCACGGCGCTGACCACGATCGCGGGCCTGATCGACGCCGGTGAGGTCACCGTGGAGGTGGCGGAGACGTTCCCGCTGGAGCGGGTCGCCGAGGCCCACACCCGCGGGGAGACGGGCCGCACCCGCGGCAAGCTCGTCCTGACCGTCGCCGACTGA
- a CDS encoding metal ABC transporter substrate-binding protein, giving the protein MNVRRRLIPTAALTAVSALTLAATSACSSADAAGGSTDKFDVVASFYPLAFLAESIGGDNVHVTSLTQPGQEPHDLEISAKQTARLQESDAVLYLNNLQPSVDDAVAQSEVKTKIDAASLTTLEEHGNEVGGHAAEHDDEHGEEESGGKDPHIWLDPVRYAEVAEGVGKAFEKADPDHADAYRKNTAALVKRLDKLNTRFETGLKNTSSKVFITTHAAFGYLSERYGLTEEAINGLDPESEPSAARVKDLEKMAKADGVTTVFYETLVSDKTAKTIAADAGLKTDVLDPIEGITDKSRGDDYFQVMESNLKALQKALGSE; this is encoded by the coding sequence ATGAACGTACGGCGCCGACTCATACCCACGGCCGCGCTGACCGCGGTCTCCGCGCTCACCCTCGCGGCCACCTCCGCCTGCTCCTCCGCCGACGCGGCGGGCGGCAGCACCGACAAGTTCGACGTCGTGGCGTCGTTCTACCCGCTCGCCTTCCTCGCCGAGTCCATCGGCGGCGACAACGTGCACGTCACGAGCCTGACCCAGCCCGGCCAGGAGCCGCACGACCTGGAGATCAGCGCCAAGCAGACCGCGCGGCTCCAGGAGTCCGACGCGGTGCTCTACCTGAACAACCTCCAGCCCTCCGTGGACGACGCCGTCGCCCAGTCCGAGGTCAAGACGAAGATCGACGCCGCCTCCCTGACCACGCTCGAGGAGCACGGCAACGAGGTCGGCGGGCACGCCGCCGAGCACGACGACGAGCACGGCGAGGAGGAGTCCGGCGGCAAGGACCCGCACATCTGGCTCGACCCCGTGCGCTACGCCGAGGTCGCCGAGGGCGTCGGCAAGGCCTTCGAGAAGGCCGACCCCGACCACGCCGACGCGTACCGCAAGAACACCGCGGCCCTGGTGAAGCGGCTCGACAAGCTCAACACGCGGTTCGAGACGGGCCTGAAGAACACCAGCTCCAAGGTCTTCATCACCACGCACGCCGCCTTCGGCTACCTCTCGGAGCGCTACGGCCTCACCGAGGAGGCCATCAACGGCCTGGACCCGGAGTCGGAGCCGAGCGCCGCCCGGGTCAAGGACCTGGAGAAGATGGCGAAGGCCGACGGCGTCACCACCGTCTTCTACGAGACGCTCGTCAGCGACAAGACCGCGAAGACGATCGCCGCCGACGCCGGTCTCAAGACGGACGTGCTGGACCCGATCGAGGGCATCACGGACAAGTCCCGCGGCGACGACTACTTCCAGGTGATGGAGTCCAACCTGAAGGCGCTCCAGAAGGCCCTGGGCAGCGAATGA